From Onychostoma macrolepis isolate SWU-2019 chromosome 05, ASM1243209v1, whole genome shotgun sequence, one genomic window encodes:
- the f2rl2 gene encoding proteinase-activated receptor 3 translates to MWRVFVLLLLPLMFEDSLQDSVSKDSRIIFPNNPPHPKTYPGTIVFNSSFQVPVINVSANVIDHTTGIVSTRIIPSAYILAILIGIPSNVFVLTCLSGRKNLSSGILYLSLAFSDLLLLLSLTLRVHYHLNNNDWIFGELACKVVIACFYGNIYCSIHAHMCISVMRYLAVVHPFFYRTMSKMHYAICTSLSIWMVFVIAMIPEFMIQQSYQVLEQKLVTCHDIQSYEKAFNQALIPYRLSLICLGFILPSLVNTFVYGSIIYHLNHSNRDWKHYIKASTLVFGIFLVCFAPCNALLFAHYVKLYTQQQYDLYYYYKAAVCLCSFHSCLDPFLSYLLTKTSTSQVKFRSFSSRAPIALSMS, encoded by the exons ATGTGGAGAGTTTTTGTGCTGCTGCTATTACCATTAATGTTTGAGGACTCGCTTCAAGATTCAG TATCAAAAGATTCCAGAATCATTTTTCCAAACAACCCACCTCACCCAAAAACATATCCTGGAACAATAGTCTTTAACTCATCCTTCCAGGTGCCTGTGATAAATGTCAGTGCCAATGTCATCGATCACACCACTGGAATTGTCAGCACTAGGATCATTCCATCCGCGTACATCCTAGCCATCCTCATCGGGATCCCctctaatgtttttgtgctaaccTGCCTCAGCGGAAGAAAGAATCTTTCCAGTGGTATCCTATATCTTAGCCTAGCATTTTCAGACCTTCTCTTGCTACTTTCCCTCACACTCAGAGTCCACTATCACCTCAATAACAATGACTGGATCTTCGGAGAGCTCGCCTGCAAGGTGGTGATTGCCTGCTTTTATGGGAACATCTACTGCTCGATCCATGCCCACATGTGTATTAGTGTAATGCGCTACCTTGCCGTGGTCCATCCGTTCTTCTACAGGACAATGTCGAAAATGCACTATGCGATCTGCACCAGTTTATCCATTTGGATGGTTTTTGTTATCGCGATGATACCTGAGTTTATGATTCAGCAAAGCTACCAAGTTCTTGAACAAAAGCTGGTGACGTGTCATGATATCCAGTCCTATGAAAAAGCTTTCAACCAAGCTTTGATTCCATACAGACTAAGTCTAATCTGCCTGGGGTTCATCCTGCCATCGCTGGTCAACACATTTGTTTACGGATCCATCATCTACCATCTAAATCATTCCAATCGTGACTGGAAACACTACATAAAGGCCAGCACGTTGGTGTTTGGAATCTTTTTAGTGTGCTTTGCCCCATGTAATGCACTTCTTTTTGCACACTATGTGAAGCTGTACACTCAACAGCAGTATGACTTGTATTATTACTACAAAGCAGCCGTATGTCTGTGTTCTTTCCACAGCTGTCTGGACCCCTTCCTCTCATATCTCCTCACAAAGACTTCAACTTCCCAAGTCAAGTTTAGATCCTTTAGCTCTAGAGCTCCGATAGCTTTGTCCATGAGTTGA